One bacterium genomic window carries:
- the lysA gene encoding diaminopimelate decarboxylase: MKPVDGALLARLAREQGTPVYVYDANVIRERIEALRGFDVIRYAQKAWSNLAVLRLMRQEGLRVDAVSAGEIQRGLRAGFSGAGEPASMVYTADIFTAEALDLVVEHDIPVNAGSTDMLEQLGRRKPGHRVWLRVNPGFGHGHSRKTNTGGIWSKHGIWYEYLEEALRSIEKHRLDLVGLHMHIGSGTDFEHLKEVCEAMVAQVSTLGVDVRSISGGGGLPIPYEAGQDLFDTESLHSLWNAARKQVEKIVAHEVSLEIEPGRFLVGESGKLLAEVRAIKREGPNRFVLVDAGFNNLVRPAMYGSRHEISFLKKSGEVASGETQPTIVAGPLCESGDVFTQDEGGIVVPRDLPDVEVGDYAVFHDTGAYSAVMAMNYNSHPFAPEILIDGSEVTLIRRRQTIDDLIGLEEV, encoded by the coding sequence ATGAAGCCTGTCGATGGAGCCCTGCTCGCGCGCCTGGCCCGAGAGCAGGGCACCCCCGTGTACGTATACGACGCGAATGTGATCCGCGAACGCATCGAAGCTCTGCGCGGATTCGACGTGATCCGGTACGCGCAGAAGGCGTGGAGCAATCTCGCCGTGTTGCGTCTGATGCGCCAGGAGGGCTTGCGGGTCGATGCCGTATCGGCTGGTGAGATCCAACGCGGGCTGCGCGCGGGCTTCAGTGGTGCGGGCGAGCCCGCTTCGATGGTCTACACCGCAGATATCTTCACGGCCGAGGCGCTCGATCTAGTGGTCGAGCACGATATTCCTGTGAACGCCGGCTCCACGGATATGCTCGAACAACTCGGTCGACGCAAACCCGGACACCGGGTATGGCTTCGTGTGAATCCGGGATTCGGTCATGGCCACAGTCGCAAGACCAATACCGGCGGCATCTGGAGCAAGCACGGAATCTGGTACGAGTACCTCGAAGAGGCTCTGCGCAGTATCGAGAAACACCGTCTGGATCTGGTCGGGCTGCATATGCACATCGGATCGGGGACCGATTTCGAGCACCTCAAGGAGGTCTGCGAGGCGATGGTCGCGCAGGTGAGTACGCTCGGTGTCGATGTTCGCTCGATCTCGGGGGGCGGCGGCCTGCCGATTCCCTACGAAGCGGGTCAGGATCTATTCGACACCGAGTCGCTGCATTCGCTCTGGAACGCGGCGCGCAAGCAGGTCGAGAAGATCGTGGCTCACGAAGTCTCGCTCGAGATTGAACCGGGACGTTTCCTGGTCGGCGAATCGGGAAAACTCCTGGCCGAGGTTCGCGCGATCAAACGCGAGGGGCCCAATCGCTTCGTCCTGGTCGATGCCGGGTTCAATAATCTGGTGCGGCCCGCCATGTACGGCAGTCGGCACGAGATTTCGTTTCTCAAGAAGTCCGGTGAAGTGGCTTCGGGCGAGACTCAACCCACGATCGTCGCTGGCCCGCTGTGCGAGTCAGGAGATGTGTTTACCCAGGACGAGGGCGGCATCGTCGTGCCCAGGGATCTTCCCGATGTGGAGGTCGGTGACTACGCCGTTTTTCACGACACGGGCGCCTATTCAGCGGTCATGGCGATGAACTACAACTCCCATCCGTTCGCACCCGAGATCCTGATCGATGGCTCGGAGGTGACGCTGATTCGCCGACGCCAGACGATCGACGATCTGATCGGGCTCGAAGAAGTCTGA
- a CDS encoding aminotransferase class III-fold pyridoxal phosphate-dependent enzyme, translating into MHNASTRYRRTPLAGAPADLDQLDRDSLLHPFTNLSGHLERGGTLIVEGDGVRVRDSQGRSYLDAMAGLWCVNVGYGRDEIAEAIAEQVRRLPFFHSFASMGNEPSVRLAAKLLELSPVPMARAFFGLSGSDANDSQIKLVWRYNNLRGQPDKKKIVSRHGGYHGVTLGAGSLTGLPAIHRAFDLPLPGFLHVSTPHFRAGEAELSESDYVDQLANELDERIRAEGPESVAAFIAEPVMGAGGVIVPPTGYFERIQEVLREHDVLMIADEVICGFGRLGHWFGSEAFGIRPDLMTLAKGLTSGYLPMSACLISEPIWQVLRDAPADMGPFTHGFTYSGHPASAAAALANLNILEREGLVAAAAKTGAELQRRLRESFTGHAKVREVRGIGMMAAIEPRDPGDTARAQQALHDAGILTRAVAGTCIALSPPLILNTSELDELMTALQTVFDRL; encoded by the coding sequence ATGCATAATGCCTCAACCAGATACAGGAGAACGCCCTTGGCCGGAGCGCCCGCCGATCTCGATCAGCTCGACCGCGACTCACTCTTGCATCCATTCACGAACCTCTCCGGGCATCTGGAGCGCGGCGGGACCCTGATCGTCGAAGGAGACGGGGTACGCGTGCGCGACTCGCAGGGGCGCAGCTACCTGGATGCCATGGCGGGTCTGTGGTGCGTGAACGTGGGCTACGGCCGAGATGAAATCGCCGAGGCGATTGCCGAGCAGGTGCGACGCCTGCCCTTCTTCCACTCGTTCGCGTCGATGGGGAACGAACCCTCCGTGCGCCTGGCCGCGAAGCTGCTGGAACTCTCACCGGTGCCGATGGCGCGTGCATTCTTCGGGCTCTCGGGCTCCGACGCCAACGATTCACAGATCAAACTGGTGTGGCGCTACAACAATCTGCGCGGCCAGCCGGACAAGAAGAAGATCGTTTCACGCCACGGCGGCTACCACGGAGTCACTCTGGGCGCCGGAAGCCTTACGGGACTGCCCGCAATCCACAGGGCCTTCGACCTGCCCCTGCCCGGATTCCTGCACGTTTCGACGCCGCACTTCCGCGCGGGTGAGGCAGAACTCTCGGAATCAGATTATGTGGACCAGCTCGCGAACGAACTGGACGAGCGGATCCGGGCCGAAGGACCTGAGAGTGTCGCGGCCTTCATCGCCGAGCCGGTCATGGGTGCGGGCGGCGTAATCGTCCCACCGACGGGCTACTTCGAGCGCATCCAGGAAGTCCTGCGCGAGCACGATGTACTGATGATCGCCGACGAGGTCATCTGCGGCTTCGGCCGTCTCGGCCACTGGTTTGGCTCGGAGGCTTTCGGCATCCGTCCCGACCTCATGACTCTGGCCAAAGGCTTGACTAGCGGCTACCTGCCGATGTCCGCCTGTCTGATCTCCGAACCGATCTGGCAGGTACTGCGAGACGCACCCGCCGATATGGGACCGTTCACGCACGGCTTCACCTACAGCGGGCATCCAGCTTCCGCTGCGGCAGCACTCGCGAACCTGAACATCCTGGAACGGGAAGGCCTGGTGGCCGCTGCAGCCAAGACAGGCGCCGAACTCCAGCGACGTCTGCGCGAGTCGTTTACGGGCCATGCGAAAGTTCGCGAGGTGCGCGGCATCGGCATGATGGCGGCGATCGAACCTCGAGATCCCGGAGACACCGCCCGCGCCCAACAGGCCTTGCACGACGCGGGCATCCTCACGCGTGCCGTGGCGGGAACATGCATCGCCCTTTCACCTCCGCTGATCCTGAACACGAGCGAACTCGACGAGCTGATGACCGCCCTGCAGACGGTCTTCGATCGACTCTGA
- a CDS encoding NUDIX hydrolase, with translation MHREPILQLLQRYLSRFPEERVATDHLRQFVRANTDCFERSCVDGHITASAWIVSHDHSRILLTHHRKLGVWLQLGGHADGDPDTERVALTEAREESGMRAFSFMPDADGMQVLDLDVHRIPARDRDPEHLHLDVNYLLIAAAGQPLVISDESTDLAWFDWGEARRRLHDPSQLRKVGKAWERLRPLGVLDETPGRTT, from the coding sequence ATGCACCGCGAGCCGATTCTGCAGCTTCTCCAGCGATACCTGAGCCGGTTCCCCGAAGAGCGTGTCGCGACAGATCATCTGCGCCAGTTCGTGCGCGCAAATACCGACTGCTTCGAACGCAGCTGCGTCGATGGGCACATCACGGCTTCAGCGTGGATCGTCTCTCACGATCATTCGCGAATTCTGCTCACGCACCACCGCAAGCTCGGTGTCTGGTTGCAGCTCGGAGGTCACGCCGATGGAGATCCCGACACCGAGCGGGTCGCGTTGACGGAAGCGCGTGAGGAATCCGGCATGCGGGCCTTCTCGTTCATGCCCGATGCGGACGGAATGCAGGTACTCGATCTGGACGTGCACAGAATCCCGGCGCGAGATCGCGATCCAGAACACCTGCACCTCGATGTGAACTACCTTCTGATCGCGGCCGCCGGTCAGCCGCTCGTGATCAGCGACGAGTCCACCGACCTGGCCTGGTTCGACTGGGGGGAAGCGCGGCGCCGTCTGCACGACCCGAGTCAATTGCGCAAGGTGGGAAAGGCCTGGGAACGGCTTCGACCTCTCGGAGTTCTGGACGAAACACCCGGGAGAACGACGTGA